Proteins encoded within one genomic window of Pseudomonas cannabina:
- a CDS encoding cyclic nucleotide-binding domain-containing protein produces the protein MSEPLSNLNNAIRDMLLDCGLFDTLLPGDFFTVAGYFSITDIEKGETIFAEGDAGTFMCIIHQGTVSVQKLAGDGQQVEIAVLRRGRAFGEMAVLDGERRSASCIASTSCQLLNLGRDSLDKMLDDAPKIAAKIIRALAISLSKRLRMVDGQLLSQQV, from the coding sequence ATGTCAGAACCACTGTCCAACCTGAACAACGCCATTCGCGACATGCTGCTGGACTGCGGCCTGTTCGACACGCTGCTGCCTGGTGATTTTTTTACCGTGGCCGGGTATTTCAGCATTACCGATATCGAAAAAGGCGAAACCATTTTTGCCGAAGGCGATGCCGGGACGTTCATGTGCATCATCCATCAAGGCACCGTGTCCGTGCAGAAGCTCGCGGGCGACGGTCAACAGGTGGAAATCGCAGTCTTGCGCCGCGGCCGGGCATTTGGCGAAATGGCCGTGCTGGATGGCGAGCGCCGCTCGGCCAGTTGCATCGCGTCGACCAGTTGCCAGTTATTGAACCTGGGGCGCGACTCGCTGGACAAGATGCTCGACGATGCACCAAAGATCGCTGCCAAGATCATTCGGGCCCTGGCTATCTCATTGTCCAAGCGCTTGCGCATGGTCGACGGCCAATTACTTTCGCAGCAGGTGTGA
- a CDS encoding S9 family peptidase yields MSFSNATSSAPMARKADGSDPYAWLQNRDTDEVLDYLKAENAWQEQQLADQTDLRERLFQEIKGRILETDLSLPSPWGPYLYYTRTTEGDEYARHYRCPRPADDSNTVDQSREELLLDPNAMANGGFFSLGAFSISPDHQRLAYSLDTSGDEVYQLFVKELSSGQIISLPFEDCDGSMTWANDSQTLFFGELDDTHRPGKLHRYKLGDASADLVFDEPDGRFFLHCFRTSSERQLVILLNSKTTSEAWVLDADHPEQDFTCLAPRVEGHEYYPDHGLLDGVWSWLIRSNQSGINFALYHAAEKADGVPLRNDWQTLVAHDEQVMLEGVSLNAKGISLSLREGGLPVIEVRPQDLPTYRVQLPDAAYSLYVQDTLEFDSDRIRLRYQSLNRPAQVRQLTLATGEQVVLKETPVLGTFGADAYVSQRLWATASDGTQVPISLVVKRELAGKATPLYLYGYGAYGESLDPWFSHARLSLLDRGVAFAIAHVRGGGELGEAWYRDGKQEHKQNTFGDFIACAEHLIAQGLTSADQLVISGGSAGGLLIGAVLNQRPELFKAAIAEVPFVDVLNTMLDPDLPLTVTEYDEWGNPQEPDVYQRIKAYAPYENVSAQAYPAMLVIGGYNDSRVQYWEAAKWVARLRDRKTDDNLLLLKTELGAGHGGMSGRYQGLRDVALEYAFIFKVLQIPE; encoded by the coding sequence ATGTCCTTTTCGAATGCAACCTCCAGCGCCCCGATGGCTCGCAAGGCCGACGGTTCCGATCCCTATGCCTGGCTGCAGAATCGCGACACCGACGAGGTGCTCGACTACCTCAAGGCCGAAAACGCCTGGCAAGAGCAGCAACTGGCGGATCAGACCGACCTGCGCGAACGCCTGTTTCAGGAGATCAAGGGTCGTATTCTGGAAACCGACCTGTCACTGCCCTCCCCTTGGGGTCCGTACCTGTATTACACCCGCACCACCGAAGGCGACGAGTACGCGCGGCACTATCGCTGCCCGCGTCCGGCCGACGATTCCAACACCGTGGACCAAAGCCGCGAAGAACTGCTGCTGGACCCCAACGCGATGGCCAACGGCGGCTTCTTCTCGCTGGGCGCGTTCAGCATCAGCCCGGACCACCAGCGCCTAGCCTACAGCCTGGACACCAGTGGCGATGAGGTCTATCAGCTTTTCGTCAAGGAACTGAGCAGCGGTCAGATCATCAGCCTGCCGTTTGAAGACTGTGACGGCAGCATGACCTGGGCCAACGACAGCCAGACGCTGTTTTTCGGTGAGCTGGACGACACTCACCGTCCGGGCAAGCTGCATCGCTATAAACTGGGCGACGCCTCTGCAGACCTGGTGTTCGACGAGCCGGACGGCCGTTTCTTTCTGCATTGCTTCCGTACCAGCTCCGAGCGCCAACTGGTCATCCTGCTCAACAGCAAGACCACCAGCGAGGCCTGGGTACTGGATGCCGATCATCCCGAGCAGGACTTCACCTGCCTCGCGCCACGCGTCGAAGGTCATGAGTATTACCCTGATCACGGCCTGCTCGATGGCGTCTGGAGCTGGTTAATCCGCAGCAATCAGAGCGGCATCAACTTCGCGCTGTATCACGCGGCAGAAAAAGCCGACGGCGTGCCGCTGCGTAACGACTGGCAGACACTGGTTGCACACGATGAGCAGGTGATGCTCGAAGGTGTCAGTTTGAACGCCAAAGGCATCAGCCTGAGCCTGCGCGAAGGTGGCCTGCCAGTGATCGAAGTACGCCCACAAGATCTGCCGACTTATCGCGTGCAATTGCCGGACGCGGCCTACAGCCTCTATGTGCAGGACACGCTTGAATTCGACAGTGACAGGATTCGCCTGCGCTACCAGTCGCTGAACCGTCCGGCGCAGGTGCGCCAACTGACGCTGGCGACCGGCGAGCAAGTGGTGCTCAAGGAAACTCCGGTGCTGGGCACCTTCGGCGCCGATGCCTATGTCAGCCAGCGCCTGTGGGCCACCGCCAGTGATGGCACGCAGGTGCCGATCAGCCTGGTGGTCAAACGCGAACTGGCTGGCAAAGCGACCCCGCTGTATCTGTACGGCTACGGTGCCTACGGCGAAAGCCTCGACCCGTGGTTTTCCCATGCTCGTCTGAGCCTGCTGGACCGTGGTGTGGCGTTTGCCATCGCCCATGTGCGTGGCGGCGGCGAACTGGGCGAGGCCTGGTATCGTGACGGCAAGCAGGAACACAAGCAGAACACCTTCGGCGATTTCATTGCCTGTGCTGAACACCTCATTGCACAGGGTCTGACCAGCGCCGACCAACTGGTGATCAGCGGCGGCAGCGCCGGTGGCTTGCTGATCGGTGCGGTGCTCAATCAGCGTCCCGAACTGTTCAAGGCGGCGATTGCCGAAGTGCCGTTCGTGGATGTGTTGAACACCATGCTCGACCCGGACCTGCCATTGACCGTCACCGAATATGACGAATGGGGCAACCCGCAGGAACCGGACGTTTACCAGCGCATCAAGGCCTATGCACCTTATGAAAATGTCAGCGCTCAGGCCTACCCGGCGATGCTGGTCATCGGCGGCTACAACGATAGCCGGGTGCAGTACTGGGAAGCAGCCAAATGGGTCGCCCGCCTGCGCGACCGCAAGACCGATGACAACCTGCTGCTGCTCAAGACCGAACTGGGCGCAGGTCATGGCGGCATGAGCGGTCGTTATCAGGGCTTGCGTGACGTGGCGCTGGAGTACGCGTTTATCTTCAAGGTATTGCAGATTCCCGAATGA
- a CDS encoding class II glutamine amidotransferase, giving the protein MCELLGMSANVPTDIVFSFTGLMQRGGRTGPHRDGWGIAFYEGRGLRLFQDPAASSESEVAQLVQRYPIKSEVVIGHIRQANVGKVCLSNTHPFVRELWGRNWCFAHNGQLADFSPGVTFYRPVGDTDSEAAFCDLLNRVREAFPEPVEIEELLPSLIQACIEYRNEGVFNCLLSDGDWLFCFCSTKLAHITRRAPFGPARLKDVEVIVDFQAETTPHDVVTVIATEPLTENENWNRYEPGQWSLWRKGECVVQGMVETMPQ; this is encoded by the coding sequence ATGTGTGAACTACTGGGCATGAGTGCCAATGTCCCGACCGATATCGTTTTCAGCTTTACCGGGCTGATGCAGCGCGGCGGGCGTACCGGCCCGCATCGCGATGGCTGGGGCATTGCGTTTTACGAAGGCCGTGGCCTGCGCCTGTTTCAGGACCCGGCTGCCAGCAGCGAGTCGGAAGTCGCGCAGCTGGTGCAGCGTTATCCCATCAAAAGTGAAGTGGTGATTGGCCATATTCGTCAGGCCAACGTGGGCAAGGTCTGCCTGTCCAACACCCACCCTTTCGTGCGTGAACTCTGGGGCCGTAACTGGTGCTTTGCGCACAACGGCCAATTGGCTGACTTCAGCCCGGGTGTCACGTTCTACCGTCCGGTGGGCGACACTGACAGCGAGGCGGCCTTCTGTGATTTGCTCAATCGTGTCCGCGAAGCCTTCCCGGAGCCGGTCGAGATCGAAGAATTGCTGCCTTCGCTGATCCAGGCCTGTATCGAATACCGTAACGAGGGCGTGTTCAATTGCCTGCTGAGTGACGGCGACTGGCTGTTCTGCTTTTGCAGTACCAAGCTGGCTCACATCACCCGTCGCGCACCCTTTGGCCCGGCCAGGCTCAAGGACGTCGAGGTGATCGTCGATTTCCAGGCCGAGACCACGCCGCACGATGTGGTGACGGTCATCGCGACCGAGCCGTTGACCGAGAACGAAAACTGGAACCGCTATGAGCCGGGCCAGTGGAGCCTCTGGCGCAAGGGTGAGTGCGTGGTGCAGGGAATGGTCGAGACGATGCCACAGTAG
- a CDS encoding DUF2937 family protein: MLRSYLRLVLFTLGLLFGVQIPGFISDYSKRVEAHLIEAQQAVKGYTATAQQFFKGDIQALIQHYRDSEDPVFRTDADNIDTLMNRTHILERQWLGLQEPWYSKALFVATSADPDIRRETFNGYTWQVLLAPEVIAWGIITALLLALVIESFMLLLGWVVNGGRRKPQLARERH, encoded by the coding sequence ATGCTGCGAAGTTATCTGCGACTGGTCCTGTTCACGCTGGGCCTGCTGTTCGGGGTACAGATTCCCGGCTTTATCAGTGATTACAGCAAGCGGGTCGAGGCGCACCTGATCGAGGCGCAACAGGCCGTCAAGGGGTATACCGCGACTGCGCAGCAGTTCTTCAAAGGCGATATACAGGCGCTGATTCAGCATTATCGCGACAGCGAAGACCCTGTTTTTCGAACCGATGCAGATAATATCGATACCTTGATGAACCGTACGCACATTCTCGAGCGCCAATGGCTCGGGCTGCAGGAGCCGTGGTATTCCAAAGCCCTTTTCGTGGCCACGTCCGCCGACCCGGACATTCGCCGTGAAACCTTCAACGGCTACACTTGGCAAGTGCTGCTGGCCCCTGAAGTCATCGCATGGGGCATTATCACTGCGCTATTGCTGGCGCTGGTGATCGAGAGTTTCATGTTACTGCTCGGCTGGGTGGTCAATGGTGGACGGCGCAAGCCGCAACTGGCGCGGGAGCGGCACTGA
- a CDS encoding WbqC family protein, whose amino-acid sequence MNETLGIMQPYFFPYIGYFQLIAAVQRGVVFDIVKYKRKSWMNRNRILDSKGGWQYINVPVCTSEGTLIKDATLIDPAAAHQKIRQQLEHYRSKAPYFRETLALVDLTFGTPATHLSELNTRALKGVCDYLGMSFNWENCSALKLDLPPIKHAGQWALEISTRMEARQYINAAGGREIFVPNEWQERGMELRFLEPSLFSYSTAPYPFVDNLSMLDVLMWNAPETVLAYLHNETRAVI is encoded by the coding sequence ATGAATGAAACGCTCGGCATCATGCAGCCCTACTTTTTCCCCTACATCGGCTATTTCCAGCTGATTGCCGCCGTCCAGCGCGGCGTAGTCTTCGATATCGTCAAATACAAGCGCAAGAGCTGGATGAATCGCAATCGGATACTGGACAGCAAAGGCGGCTGGCAATACATCAATGTTCCGGTGTGTACCAGCGAGGGAACCCTGATCAAGGACGCGACCCTTATCGATCCTGCCGCCGCCCACCAGAAAATCAGGCAGCAGCTTGAACACTACCGCAGCAAGGCGCCCTACTTTCGGGAAACCCTGGCTCTGGTTGACCTGACCTTCGGCACACCCGCCACGCACCTGTCTGAACTCAATACTCGGGCTCTGAAAGGAGTCTGCGACTATCTGGGCATGAGCTTCAACTGGGAGAACTGCTCGGCGCTGAAGCTGGATCTGCCGCCGATAAAGCACGCCGGCCAATGGGCGCTGGAGATCAGTACGCGGATGGAAGCGCGTCAGTACATCAACGCGGCCGGTGGACGCGAAATATTCGTCCCCAACGAATGGCAGGAGCGCGGTATGGAACTGAGGTTTCTGGAGCCTTCTTTATTCAGCTACTCGACCGCACCCTACCCGTTCGTCGATAACCTTTCGATGCTCGATGTATTGATGTGGAACGCTCCGGAAACGGTACTTGCCTATCTGCACAATGAAACACGGGCAGTCATATGA
- a CDS encoding vWA domain-containing protein produces the protein MLLNLFNEMRAAKVPVSLRELLDLINALKQRVIFADIDEFYFLARTILVKDERHFDKFDRAFGAYFNGLEKLDDHLQALIPEDWLRKEFERSLSDEERAQIQSLGGLDKLIEAFKKRLEEQKERHAGGNKWIGTGGTSPFGSGGYNPEGIRVGDAGERKGKAVKVWDQREYKNLDDQVELGTRNIKVALRRLRKFARQGAADELDIDGTIDHTARDAGLLNIQMRPERRNTIKLLLLFDIGGSMDAHVKVCEELFSACKTEFKHMEYFYFHNFIYESVWKNNLRRGSERISTQDLLHKYGADYKVIFIGDASMAPYEITQPGGSVEHWNEEAGYLWMQRFMAKFKKIIWINPYPRDAWEYTTSTHIVRDLIEGQMYPLTLRGLEEGMRYLAK, from the coding sequence ATGCTGCTTAACCTGTTCAACGAAATGCGTGCGGCCAAGGTGCCAGTATCCTTGCGTGAACTGCTGGACCTGATCAACGCCCTGAAACAGCGGGTAATCTTTGCTGACATCGATGAGTTCTACTTTCTTGCACGCACGATTCTGGTAAAGGACGAACGCCATTTCGACAAGTTCGACCGGGCCTTCGGTGCGTATTTCAATGGCCTGGAAAAGCTCGACGATCACTTGCAGGCGCTGATCCCGGAAGACTGGTTGCGCAAGGAGTTCGAGCGTTCGCTGAGCGACGAAGAGCGCGCGCAAATCCAGTCGCTGGGCGGCCTTGACAAGCTTATCGAAGCGTTCAAGAAGCGCCTGGAGGAACAAAAGGAACGCCATGCCGGTGGCAACAAATGGATCGGCACCGGGGGCACCAGCCCGTTCGGCTCGGGCGGCTATAACCCGGAAGGCATTCGGGTCGGCGATGCGGGCGAACGCAAGGGCAAAGCGGTCAAGGTCTGGGATCAGCGTGAGTACAAGAACCTGGACGATCAGGTTGAACTGGGCACACGCAACATCAAAGTGGCCCTGCGTCGCCTGCGCAAGTTCGCCCGCCAGGGCGCAGCCGACGAACTGGATATCGACGGCACCATCGACCACACCGCACGCGACGCCGGCTTACTGAACATTCAGATGCGCCCGGAGCGACGCAACACTATCAAACTGTTGCTGCTGTTCGACATCGGCGGTTCGATGGACGCGCACGTCAAGGTGTGCGAAGAGTTGTTTTCGGCGTGCAAGACCGAGTTCAAGCATATGGAGTATTTCTACTTCCATAACTTCATCTATGAGTCGGTGTGGAAGAACAACCTGCGCCGCGGCTCAGAACGAATATCCACGCAGGACCTGCTGCACAAATACGGTGCGGATTACAAAGTCATTTTCATTGGCGACGCGTCTATGGCGCCTTACGAGATTACCCAGCCCGGCGGTAGCGTCGAGCACTGGAATGAAGAAGCAGGTTACCTGTGGATGCAGCGCTTCATGGCCAAGTTCAAAAAAATCATCTGGATCAATCCTTATCCCAGGGACGCTTGGGAATACACCACGTCCACGCATATTGTGCGCGACCTGATCGAAGGCCAGATGTACCCGCTGACCTTGCGCGGGCTGGAGGAAGGCATGCGTTACCTGGCGAAATAA
- a CDS encoding AAA family ATPase: MKFEGTPAYVATDDLKLAVNAAITLERPLLVKGEPGTGKTMLAEQLAESLGARLITWHIKSTTKAHQGLYEYDAVSRLRDSQLGVDKVHDVRNYLKKGKLWEAFESEERVILLIDEIDKADIEFPNDLLQELDKMEFYVYETDETIKARQRPIIIITSNNEKELPDAFLRRCFFHYIAFPDRATLQRIVDVHYPNIKKDLVSEALDVFFDVRKVPGLKKKPSTSELVDWLKLLMADNIGEAVLRERDPTKAIPPLAGALVKNEQDVHLLERLAFMSRRGNR; encoded by the coding sequence ATGAAGTTCGAAGGCACCCCGGCATACGTCGCCACTGACGATCTGAAGCTGGCAGTCAACGCGGCGATCACGCTGGAGCGTCCGCTGCTGGTCAAGGGTGAGCCCGGCACCGGCAAGACCATGCTGGCCGAACAGCTGGCTGAATCGTTGGGCGCGCGGCTGATCACCTGGCACATCAAATCCACCACCAAGGCGCATCAGGGTCTCTACGAATACGATGCGGTCAGTCGCCTGCGCGACTCGCAGCTGGGCGTCGACAAGGTTCACGACGTGCGCAATTACCTGAAAAAGGGCAAGCTGTGGGAAGCATTCGAGTCCGAAGAGCGCGTGATTCTGCTGATCGACGAGATCGACAAGGCCGATATCGAGTTCCCCAACGACCTGTTGCAGGAACTCGACAAGATGGAGTTCTACGTTTACGAGACCGATGAGACGATCAAGGCCAGACAGCGGCCGATCATCATCATTACCTCCAACAACGAAAAGGAGCTGCCAGACGCTTTCCTGCGCCGCTGCTTCTTCCACTACATTGCCTTCCCGGACCGCGCGACCCTGCAGCGCATCGTCGACGTGCACTACCCGAACATCAAGAAAGACCTGGTCAGCGAGGCGCTGGACGTGTTCTTCGACGTGCGCAAAGTGCCCGGCCTGAAGAAGAAGCCCTCCACTTCCGAACTGGTGGACTGGCTGAAACTGCTGATGGCCGACAACATCGGCGAAGCGGTGTTGCGCGAGCGTGATCCGACCAAGGCCATCCCGCCGCTGGCCGGTGCGCTGGTCAAGAATGAGCAGGACGTGCATCTGCTGGAACGGCTGGCCTTCATGAGCCGTCGCGGCAATCGTTGA
- a CDS encoding DUF748 domain-containing protein translates to MKRRYSWPLWTLAALVVLLIALNISLPYLVRDYLNDKLADMGDYRGQITDVDLALWRGAYRIKGLKIVKTDGKVPVPFVDAPMIELAVSWKSLWNDHAVVAEALFTDPQINFVDGGNNKQASQTGQGTDWRTQLNKLLPITLNELRISNGKITFNNFSSTPKVTIDADQVNASFYNLTNVVDVEGNRDAEFKGKARLLGHASLESTAKFDPFSNFEDFDFRLRATGIQLKKLNDFSSAYGKFDFNAGNGDIVIEAQANKGQLSGYIKPLLRNVDVFNWQQDVENKDKGLFRSVWEALVGTSETVLKNQRENQFATRVDLSGNVHQQDISGFQAFLQILRNAFVQAFNARYESSKGG, encoded by the coding sequence ATGAAACGTCGCTACAGCTGGCCGCTATGGACGCTGGCCGCTCTGGTCGTACTGCTGATCGCCCTCAATATCTCCCTGCCTTATCTGGTACGCGACTACCTTAACGACAAGCTCGCCGACATGGGCGACTACCGAGGTCAGATCACTGACGTCGACCTAGCGCTGTGGCGCGGCGCCTATCGGATCAAGGGCCTGAAGATCGTCAAGACCGACGGCAAAGTCCCGGTGCCCTTTGTCGACGCACCGATGATCGAGCTGGCAGTCAGCTGGAAATCGCTGTGGAACGACCACGCCGTGGTGGCAGAGGCACTGTTCACCGATCCGCAGATCAACTTCGTTGACGGCGGCAATAACAAGCAAGCGTCCCAGACAGGTCAGGGCACCGACTGGCGTACGCAATTGAACAAGCTGCTGCCTATCACCCTCAACGAACTGCGGATCAGCAACGGAAAAATCACCTTCAATAACTTCAGCTCGACGCCCAAAGTGACCATCGACGCAGATCAGGTCAATGCCAGCTTCTATAACCTGACCAACGTGGTAGACGTCGAAGGCAACCGCGACGCCGAGTTCAAAGGCAAGGCGCGCCTGCTGGGTCACGCCAGTCTGGAAAGCACGGCCAAATTCGATCCGTTCAGCAACTTTGAAGATTTCGACTTCCGCCTGCGTGCCACCGGCATCCAGCTCAAGAAGCTCAATGACTTCTCGTCGGCCTACGGCAAGTTCGACTTCAACGCCGGTAATGGCGATATCGTGATCGAGGCGCAGGCCAACAAGGGTCAGCTCAGCGGCTACATCAAACCGCTGCTGCGCAATGTTGATGTCTTCAACTGGCAGCAGGATGTCGAAAACAAGGACAAAGGCCTGTTCCGCTCGGTTTGGGAAGCGCTGGTAGGCACCAGCGAAACCGTGCTGAAAAACCAGCGCGAAAACCAGTTCGCTACCCGTGTCGACCTCAGCGGCAATGTCCACCAACAGGACATCAGCGGCTTCCAGGCCTTTTTGCAGATTCTGCGTAATGCGTTCGTTCAGGCGTTCAATGCGCGGTATGAGAGCAGCAAGGGGGGGTAG
- the cysK gene encoding cysteine synthase A, whose product MSRIYADNAHSIGNTPLVQINRLAPRGVTILAKIEGRNPGYSVKCRIGANMIWDAESSGRLKPGMTIVEPTSGNTGIGLAFVAAARGYKLVLTMPASMSIERRKVLKALGAELVLTEPGKGMKGAIAKAEELLAGDPEKYFMPAQFENPANPAIHEKTTGPEIWSDTDGTIDVLVAGVGTGGTITGISRYIKNTAGKPILSVAVEPDGSPIITQALAGQEITPAPHKIQGIGAGFIPKNLDLSMVDRVERITDDEAKAMARRLMQEEGILCGISCGAAMAAAVRLAEKPEMQGKTIVVILPDSGERYLSSMLFSDLFTEQELAQ is encoded by the coding sequence ATGAGCCGTATCTACGCTGATAACGCCCATTCCATCGGCAACACGCCACTGGTGCAGATCAACCGTCTCGCGCCGCGTGGTGTCACCATTCTGGCCAAGATCGAAGGGCGTAATCCGGGCTACTCCGTCAAGTGCCGTATCGGCGCCAACATGATCTGGGACGCCGAAAGCAGCGGCAGGCTCAAGCCCGGCATGACCATTGTCGAACCCACCTCTGGCAACACCGGAATCGGCCTGGCATTCGTGGCAGCCGCCCGCGGCTATAAGCTGGTGCTGACCATGCCTGCTTCCATGAGCATAGAACGTCGCAAGGTGCTCAAAGCGCTGGGCGCGGAATTGGTACTCACCGAGCCTGGCAAAGGGATGAAAGGTGCGATTGCCAAAGCCGAAGAGCTGCTGGCGGGCGACCCCGAAAAATATTTCATGCCGGCGCAGTTCGAGAACCCGGCCAACCCGGCCATTCATGAGAAAACCACCGGTCCGGAAATATGGTCCGACACCGACGGCACGATCGATGTGCTGGTCGCAGGTGTCGGCACCGGCGGCACTATCACCGGTATCTCCCGTTACATCAAGAACACCGCTGGCAAGCCGATTCTGTCGGTTGCGGTCGAGCCCGACGGTTCGCCGATCATCACTCAGGCGCTGGCTGGCCAGGAAATCACGCCTGCTCCGCACAAGATTCAGGGCATCGGCGCAGGCTTCATTCCGAAAAACCTCGACCTGTCGATGGTCGACCGTGTCGAGCGCATCACCGATGACGAGGCCAAAGCCATGGCCCGGCGTCTGATGCAGGAGGAGGGCATCCTCTGCGGAATCTCCTGCGGCGCAGCAATGGCAGCGGCCGTCCGTCTGGCCGAGAAGCCCGAGATGCAGGGCAAAACCATCGTCGTGATCCTGCCGGACTCCGGCGAGCGCTATCTGTCGAGCATGCTGTTCAGCGATCTGTTCACCGAGCAGGAATTGGCGCAGTAA